In Halovivax gelatinilyticus, the following are encoded in one genomic region:
- the ilvB gene encoding biosynthetic-type acetolactate synthase large subunit — MSDSATTQRERTESNEQTDRTPDPRADDARTETPPGSTGAQSVVRALEAANVTVAFGVQGGAIMPVYDALAESSIRHVTMAHEQGAAHAADAYGVVAGEPGVCLATSGPGATNLVTGIADASMDSDALVALTGQVPTSFVGNDAFQETDTVGITRPITKHNYFVDAATDIGAVVGDAFERSQVGRAGPTLVDLPKDVTQAETDVTADRPTPPAVEAPDRRAEPTAVEAAARAIEAAERPLCLFGGGVVAAGASDVATRFARTFGIPATTTMPGLGSFPEDDSLSLSFAGMHGTGYANMAITHTDCLIAVGTRFDDRLTGGIDSFAPNAAVIHVDIDPAEISKNVHADYPLIGDASAVLEQLRAAVETAPPAESWREQCAEWKETYPLTYAMCREEPLKPQFVVEAVDEATGDDAIVTTGVGQHQMWAAQFWTFTEPRTWVSSHGLGAMGYGLPAAIGARLALDEAGEPDRDVVCFEGDGSLLMTIQALSVAVRENLDVTVAVLNNEHIGMVRQWQDAFYEGTRMASEYDWVPAFDTLAEAFGARGFRVDDRDDVAPTIEEALGHDGPSVIDFHVDPEENVFPMVPSGGSNGAFALSEDHL, encoded by the coding sequence ATGAGCGACAGCGCAACGACGCAACGAGAACGAACAGAATCGAACGAACAAACGGATCGTACACCGGACCCGCGTGCAGATGACGCACGGACGGAGACGCCACCAGGATCGACGGGGGCGCAGTCGGTCGTACGAGCGCTCGAAGCCGCGAACGTAACGGTCGCGTTCGGGGTTCAGGGCGGAGCGATCATGCCCGTGTACGACGCACTTGCCGAGTCGTCGATCCGACACGTGACGATGGCCCACGAACAGGGAGCGGCGCACGCCGCGGACGCCTACGGCGTCGTGGCCGGGGAGCCGGGCGTCTGTCTGGCGACGTCCGGTCCCGGAGCGACCAACCTCGTCACCGGAATCGCCGACGCCAGCATGGACTCCGACGCCCTGGTCGCGTTGACCGGCCAGGTGCCGACGTCGTTCGTCGGGAACGACGCCTTCCAGGAAACCGACACCGTCGGCATCACCCGCCCGATCACGAAGCACAACTACTTCGTCGACGCGGCCACCGACATCGGCGCCGTCGTCGGCGACGCCTTCGAGCGCTCGCAGGTCGGACGCGCCGGTCCGACGCTGGTCGATCTCCCGAAAGACGTCACGCAAGCGGAGACGGACGTGACCGCCGACCGACCGACGCCGCCTGCGGTCGAAGCGCCCGACCGGCGCGCCGAGCCGACGGCGGTCGAGGCCGCCGCGCGAGCGATCGAAGCCGCCGAACGGCCATTGTGTTTGTTCGGCGGCGGCGTCGTCGCGGCGGGAGCGAGCGACGTCGCGACGCGCTTTGCGCGGACGTTCGGAATTCCGGCCACGACGACGATGCCCGGGCTCGGCTCGTTCCCCGAGGACGATTCGCTATCGCTCTCGTTCGCCGGCATGCACGGCACCGGATACGCCAACATGGCGATCACGCACACGGACTGTCTGATCGCCGTCGGCACCCGGTTCGACGACCGGTTGACGGGCGGCATCGACTCGTTCGCCCCGAACGCGGCGGTGATTCACGTGGACATCGACCCGGCCGAGATCAGCAAGAACGTCCACGCAGACTATCCGTTGATCGGCGACGCGAGTGCCGTCCTCGAGCAGCTGAGGGCCGCAGTCGAGACGGCACCGCCGGCCGAGTCGTGGCGCGAGCAGTGTGCTGAATGGAAGGAGACGTATCCACTCACGTACGCGATGTGCCGCGAGGAGCCGTTGAAACCGCAATTCGTCGTGGAGGCGGTAGACGAGGCGACCGGAGACGACGCGATCGTCACGACCGGCGTCGGTCAACATCAGATGTGGGCGGCACAGTTCTGGACGTTCACCGAACCCCGGACGTGGGTCTCCTCACACGGTCTCGGGGCCATGGGGTACGGCCTCCCCGCGGCCATCGGCGCCCGACTCGCGCTCGACGAGGCCGGCGAACCCGACCGGGACGTCGTCTGTTTCGAGGGCGACGGCTCGTTGCTGATGACGATACAGGCGCTGTCGGTCGCCGTGCGCGAGAATCTCGACGTCACGGTCGCGGTCCTCAACAACGAGCACATCGGCATGGTCCGCCAGTGGCAGGACGCCTTCTACGAGGGGACCCGAATGGCCTCGGAGTACGATTGGGTGCCGGCGTTCGATACGCTCGCCGAGGCGTTCGGTGCACGCGGCTTCCGCGTCGACGATCGCGACGACGTCGCGCCGACTATCGAGGAGGCGCTCGGCCACGACGGCCCGTCCGTGATCGATTTTCACGTCGATCCGGAGGAGAACGTGTTTCCGATGGTCCCGAGTGGCGGGTCCAACGGCGCGTTCGCCCTGTCGGAGGACCACCTATGA
- the ilvN gene encoding acetolactate synthase small subunit yields the protein MSDDRIDAGLPGRAPSERPQPESRRTTDGVRIDPVVEAGHVPRRAVVSALVDHEPGVLAQVSGLISRRQFNIESLTVGPTTVDGHARITTVVEETDPGIEQLKKQLRKLSAVISAGEIAGETVSRELVLVKVRGDDPHQVHAITRMYDGETLDAGPRTITVELTGDESRIDAAIDAYRRFGIVEIARTGQTALARGDVPTTPGEEPAPDCQVANREGEPDAANTDTSRAGTAERSIRADGRGRDTTE from the coding sequence ATGAGTGACGACCGCATCGACGCCGGTTTGCCCGGTCGGGCCCCGTCCGAGCGACCGCAGCCCGAGTCGCGGCGAACGACCGACGGCGTTCGAATCGATCCCGTCGTCGAGGCCGGCCACGTTCCGCGCCGAGCGGTCGTCTCCGCGCTGGTCGACCACGAACCGGGCGTGCTCGCGCAGGTGTCCGGCCTGATATCTCGCCGACAGTTCAACATCGAGAGCCTGACCGTCGGGCCGACGACCGTAGACGGCCACGCGCGCATCACGACGGTCGTCGAGGAAACCGATCCCGGAATCGAACAGCTCAAAAAGCAGCTCCGAAAGCTATCGGCCGTCATCTCAGCCGGCGAGATCGCCGGGGAGACCGTCTCTCGCGAGCTGGTCCTCGTGAAGGTCCGCGGCGACGATCCCCACCAGGTCCACGCGATCACCCGGATGTACGACGGCGAGACGCTCGACGCCGGCCCGCGAACGATCACCGTCGAGCTCACCGGCGACGAGTCCCGAATCGACGCGGCGATCGACGCCTACCGGCGGTTCGGAATCGTCGAAATCGCCCGAACGGGCCAGACTGCCCTCGCTCGCGGGGACGTACCGACGACGCCAGGTGAGGAACCCGCCCCGGACTGCCAGGTCGCGAATAGAGAGGGCGAGCCCGACGCGGCGAACACCGACACCTCGCGCGCTGGGACGGCGGAACGATCCATCCGAGCCGACGGACGCGGACGAGACACGACCGAGTGA
- a CDS encoding isocitrate/isopropylmalate dehydrogenase family protein, translating into MTETIAVVPGDGIGPDVTAAAVAVLESLGVGCTFEEYPAGDRVRADRGTALPAETEAAVTSADATLFGAVGETAADVILPLRRAIDAFVNVRPARTYPGVDALRPETDVVFLRENTEGVYAGHESRLTDDVATLTRVSTRPAARRLAEYACEHVDDANAEGITVVHKANVMSETDGLFRDTVCAVAERADVATEEVLLDAFATRICLDPAQFDVVVCPNLAGDVLSDLAAGLVGGLGLLPSANVGPERALFEPVHGTAPDIAERGVANPTAAILSGAMVLEYLGSDEEANAVRRAVESVLESGPRTPDLGGTATTDDVTEAVIERVRPGR; encoded by the coding sequence ATGACCGAGACGATCGCCGTCGTTCCCGGCGACGGTATCGGACCCGACGTGACGGCGGCCGCGGTCGCTGTCCTCGAGTCGCTCGGGGTGGGATGTACCTTCGAGGAGTATCCCGCGGGCGATCGCGTCAGAGCAGATCGCGGAACCGCGCTGCCCGCGGAGACGGAAGCGGCCGTCACCTCGGCGGACGCGACGCTGTTCGGTGCGGTCGGTGAGACGGCGGCCGACGTCATCCTCCCGCTCCGTCGGGCGATCGACGCGTTCGTCAACGTCCGGCCCGCCCGGACCTATCCCGGCGTCGACGCGCTCCGTCCTGAGACGGACGTCGTATTCCTCAGAGAGAACACGGAGGGCGTGTACGCGGGTCACGAGTCGCGGCTCACCGACGACGTCGCCACGCTCACGCGAGTGAGTACGCGACCGGCGGCCCGGCGGCTGGCCGAATACGCCTGCGAGCACGTCGACGACGCGAACGCGGAGGGTATCACCGTCGTCCACAAGGCGAACGTGATGAGCGAGACGGACGGCCTCTTTCGCGACACGGTGTGTGCGGTCGCCGAGCGAGCGGACGTCGCCACCGAGGAGGTGTTGCTGGACGCGTTCGCGACCAGAATCTGTCTCGATCCCGCCCAGTTCGACGTCGTCGTCTGTCCGAACCTCGCCGGCGACGTCCTCTCTGACCTGGCGGCCGGACTGGTGGGCGGGCTCGGTCTCTTGCCGTCGGCGAACGTCGGCCCCGAGCGGGCGCTGTTCGAACCGGTTCACGGCACCGCTCCGGACATCGCCGAGCGGGGCGTCGCGAACCCGACCGCGGCGATCCTGTCGGGCGCGATGGTCCTCGAGTATCTGGGCTCCGACGAGGAAGCGAACGCGGTTCGCCGGGCCGTCGAGTCGGTTCTCGAATCGGGTCCGCGGACGCCCGACCTCGGCGGCACTGCGACGACCGACGACGTCACCGAGGCCGTTATCGAGCGAGTGAGGCCGGGGCGATGA
- a CDS encoding cupin domain-containing protein: MAVRRKRLGAATDGSQLGASLYELPPGGESWPYHYHTANEEAMYVLSGTGTLRLADESVAIDAGDYVTFPADETGAHELRNDGTEPLRYLLVSTMLEPDVTVYPDSEKVGVFVGSPPGGQGDRSLYGYYEIDSDVSYWE; encoded by the coding sequence ATGGCGGTTCGAAGAAAGCGCCTGGGCGCGGCGACCGACGGATCGCAACTCGGGGCCAGCCTCTACGAGCTGCCACCCGGCGGCGAGTCCTGGCCCTATCACTACCACACGGCGAACGAGGAGGCGATGTACGTCCTCTCGGGGACCGGCACGCTTCGGTTGGCCGACGAATCCGTTGCGATCGACGCCGGCGACTACGTCACGTTTCCGGCCGACGAGACGGGCGCACACGAGCTACGAAACGACGGAACGGAACCGCTTCGGTACCTGCTCGTCTCGACGATGCTCGAGCCCGACGTGACCGTCTACCCCGATTCGGAGAAAGTGGGCGTCTTCGTCGGTTCCCCGCCGGGCGGTCAGGGTGACCGTTCGCTGTACGGCTACTACGAAATCGATTCGGACGTCTCCTACTGGGAGTGA
- a CDS encoding DUF7344 domain-containing protein — MESFTAQEDTEDLTADTILELLANRRRRYLLYGLRGRTEPVELSRLAETVAGWEHNVPPDEVAQNDYKSVYVSSVQCHVPKLADAGVVDHDTENHSVILSDTFEQLEPYLEIVVRDEPENSTLQGALDAETKEGLIGSIRQNVAKLKH, encoded by the coding sequence ATGGAGTCGTTTACAGCGCAGGAGGATACCGAGGACCTCACGGCGGATACTATCCTCGAATTACTCGCCAACCGCCGGCGTCGGTACCTCCTCTACGGACTCCGCGGGCGCACAGAGCCGGTCGAGCTCTCCCGGTTGGCTGAGACCGTCGCCGGCTGGGAGCACAACGTTCCGCCGGACGAGGTGGCCCAGAACGACTACAAGAGCGTCTACGTCTCGTCCGTTCAGTGTCACGTCCCCAAACTCGCCGACGCCGGTGTGGTCGACCACGATACCGAGAACCACTCGGTCATCCTCTCCGATACGTTCGAGCAACTCGAACCGTACCTCGAAATCGTCGTCCGCGACGAACCCGAGAACTCGACGCTCCAGGGCGCCCTGGATGCGGAGACGAAAGAGGGTCTTATCGGATCGATCCGCCAGAACGTCGCGAAGCTCAAGCACTGA
- the ilvC gene encoding ketol-acid reductoisomerase has protein sequence MTGRPKTYVTDGGTDVADESPSFDATVYYEGDADGRYIDDETVAVLGYGSQGHAHAQNLAESGVDVVVGLREDSTSWAVAEEDGLRVATPADAAEQASIVSVLLPDTVQPAVYEEAVEPNLEPGDTLQFAHGFNIHYDQIRPPAGVDVTMIAPKSPGHLVRRNYENDEGTPGLLAVYQDATGTARETALAYADALGCTRAGVVETTFHEETETDLFGEQAVLCGGVTELVKAGFETLVDAGYAPEMAYFECLNELKLIVDLMYEGGHMGMWDSVSDTAEYGGLTRGGDVVDRDAMDEILADVQNGTFAREWIAENQANRPAYGQYRRAEREHEIERVGARLRELFAWGGDGGEPRA, from the coding sequence GTGACTGGACGGCCGAAGACGTACGTCACGGACGGCGGAACGGACGTCGCCGACGAGTCGCCCTCGTTCGACGCGACGGTCTACTACGAGGGAGACGCCGACGGGCGCTACATCGACGACGAGACGGTCGCCGTCCTGGGCTACGGTTCGCAGGGTCACGCCCACGCACAGAACCTCGCGGAAAGCGGCGTCGACGTCGTCGTCGGCCTGCGTGAGGACAGCACCTCCTGGGCGGTCGCGGAAGAAGACGGCCTGCGGGTCGCGACACCCGCCGACGCCGCCGAGCAGGCGTCGATCGTGAGCGTCCTGCTGCCCGATACGGTCCAGCCGGCGGTCTACGAGGAGGCGGTCGAGCCGAACCTCGAACCGGGCGACACCCTGCAGTTCGCTCACGGGTTCAACATCCACTACGATCAGATCCGCCCGCCGGCGGGCGTCGACGTCACGATGATCGCCCCGAAGTCGCCGGGCCACCTCGTTCGACGGAATTACGAGAACGACGAGGGAACCCCCGGCTTGCTCGCGGTCTATCAGGACGCGACCGGGACGGCACGGGAGACGGCGCTCGCCTACGCTGACGCGCTCGGATGTACCCGGGCGGGGGTCGTCGAAACGACGTTTCACGAGGAGACCGAGACCGACCTCTTCGGCGAGCAGGCGGTGCTCTGTGGCGGGGTCACCGAACTCGTGAAGGCGGGCTTCGAGACGCTCGTCGACGCTGGGTACGCCCCCGAGATGGCCTACTTCGAGTGTCTGAACGAACTCAAACTCATCGTCGATCTCATGTACGAAGGTGGGCACATGGGGATGTGGGATTCGGTCTCCGATACGGCCGAGTACGGCGGTCTGACCCGCGGGGGCGACGTCGTCGATCGAGACGCCATGGACGAGATCCTGGCCGACGTGCAAAACGGGACGTTCGCCAGGGAGTGGATCGCCGAGAACCAGGCGAATCGGCCGGCCTACGGCCAGTACCGACGAGCCGAACGGGAACACGAAATCGAGCGGGTGGGGGCCAGACTTCGGGAGCTGTTCGCCTGGGGCGGCGACGGAGGTGAGCCACGAGCATGA
- a CDS encoding MATE family efflux transporter yields the protein MAEQVLRTMMRTTDLVVAGFFSPAAVAAVGLADIYARFPLRFGIGFGDGAIALSSQDTGAGSTANRDQAVSQALLIGLVGAVPFMLFGLLANEYAISVLGGLAEEGAVADVVDYGSTYLLLIMLSAPAIHVNFIAARAIQGTGDTRTPMVVNGVVNALNIGMTVVLAFGVGPVPELSVVGIAAATAIADTIGAVAFLAVIGSSLSPISYVRPDGLIITKQLVVISWPRIAEGLSEMIAEFPFNAILLAFGTEVNAAYHIGRRMYQQVASPLGRGYSVAANVLVGQSLGERDPEAAYRYGWATVGLSVLTVGGLCAVLFVFAEQFVRIFTQDPATIEYAVDFARAYAISAVFIAAYIVFAGSLRGGSETITPFIARMIGTFVFLLGGTYVFGVQLEYGVLASYVAIVADFAFRTGFVAVIFHRRRWVTRGTTMMTDRGSIDELPGED from the coding sequence ATGGCCGAGCAGGTGCTCCGGACGATGATGCGGACGACCGACCTCGTCGTCGCGGGCTTCTTCTCGCCGGCCGCGGTTGCCGCCGTCGGTCTCGCGGACATCTACGCGCGCTTTCCACTTCGTTTCGGAATCGGCTTCGGTGACGGTGCCATCGCGCTCTCTTCGCAGGATACGGGGGCCGGCTCGACCGCCAACCGCGATCAGGCGGTCTCGCAGGCGCTGTTGATCGGGCTCGTCGGCGCCGTCCCGTTCATGCTCTTCGGACTCCTCGCGAACGAGTACGCCATCTCGGTCCTCGGCGGGCTCGCCGAGGAAGGCGCCGTCGCCGACGTCGTCGACTACGGGAGCACCTACTTGCTTCTCATCATGCTCTCGGCGCCGGCGATCCACGTCAACTTCATCGCCGCGCGAGCGATCCAGGGTACGGGCGATACCCGGACGCCGATGGTCGTAAACGGTGTCGTCAACGCGCTCAACATCGGTATGACGGTCGTCCTCGCGTTCGGAGTCGGCCCGGTTCCGGAACTCAGCGTCGTCGGGATCGCGGCCGCGACGGCGATCGCCGACACGATCGGCGCGGTCGCGTTTCTCGCCGTGATCGGAAGTTCGCTCAGTCCGATCTCCTACGTCCGGCCGGACGGGCTCATCATCACGAAGCAACTCGTCGTCATCAGCTGGCCTCGCATCGCCGAGGGTCTCTCCGAGATGATCGCGGAGTTTCCGTTCAACGCCATCTTGCTCGCGTTCGGGACGGAAGTCAACGCGGCGTACCACATCGGTCGGCGGATGTACCAGCAGGTCGCCTCGCCGCTCGGTCGCGGATACAGCGTCGCCGCGAACGTGCTCGTCGGCCAGTCGCTCGGTGAGCGAGACCCCGAGGCGGCCTATCGGTACGGCTGGGCGACGGTGGGCCTGAGCGTCCTCACCGTCGGCGGACTCTGTGCCGTGTTGTTCGTCTTCGCCGAGCAGTTCGTCCGCATCTTCACCCAGGACCCAGCGACGATCGAGTACGCCGTCGACTTCGCCAGGGCGTACGCCATCTCCGCCGTGTTCATCGCCGCGTACATCGTCTTCGCGGGATCGCTCCGCGGCGGCAGCGAGACGATCACGCCCTTCATCGCCCGGATGATCGGGACGTTCGTCTTTCTCCTCGGGGGAACCTACGTCTTCGGCGTCCAGTTAGAGTACGGCGTCCTCGCCTCCTACGTCGCCATCGTCGCCGACTTCGCCTTCCGAACCGGCTTCGTCGCCGTGATCTTCCACCGGCGTCGCTGGGTCACCCGCGGCACGACGATGATGACCGACCGCGGCAGCATCGACGAACTGCCGGGAGAGGATTGA
- the leuC gene encoding 3-isopropylmalate dehydratase large subunit — MSERTLYDAVWDRHRVRRLPNGRDQLFVGRHLIHEVTSPQAFGMLEEREFDVAYPDRTHATVDHIVPTSDRSRPFDDEAAERMLAELEANVADAGIAFSGPETGDQGIVHVIGPEQGLTQPGMTICCGDSHTSTHGAFGALAFGIGTSQIRDVLATGCVAMEKQAVRRIEVTGDLGPAVTAKDLALSIIRTLGTDGGVGYVYEYAGEAIERLDVEGRMSLCNMSIEGGARAGYVNPDETTYEWLAETDAFVDDPERFEALRPYWESIRSDPDATYDDVVEIDGSAIEPTVTWGTTPAHAVGITEPIPDPESLAPSKRAVAQRAQKHTRVSPGETMDGYEIDVAFLGSCTNARLSDLAAAARVVEGREVHRDVRALVVPGSQRVKAAAEREGIAETFETAGFEWREPGCSMCLGMNDDRLVGDEACASSSNRNFVGRQGSQEGRTVLMSPPMVAAAAVTGSVTDVRELEVPAR; from the coding sequence ATGAGCGAGCGGACCCTCTACGACGCGGTGTGGGACCGACACCGGGTGCGGCGCCTCCCGAACGGACGCGATCAGCTGTTCGTCGGACGCCACCTGATCCACGAGGTGACGAGTCCGCAGGCGTTCGGAATGCTCGAAGAACGCGAGTTCGACGTCGCGTATCCCGACCGAACGCACGCGACCGTCGACCACATCGTTCCGACGAGCGACCGGTCGCGCCCGTTCGACGACGAGGCGGCAGAGCGAATGCTCGCCGAACTCGAAGCGAACGTCGCCGACGCCGGAATCGCGTTCTCCGGACCGGAGACCGGAGACCAGGGGATCGTCCACGTGATCGGCCCGGAGCAGGGACTGACCCAGCCCGGAATGACGATCTGCTGTGGCGATTCGCACACCTCGACGCACGGCGCCTTCGGCGCGCTCGCCTTCGGGATCGGGACGTCTCAGATCCGGGACGTGCTGGCGACGGGGTGTGTCGCCATGGAAAAGCAGGCGGTCCGGCGGATCGAGGTCACGGGCGACCTCGGACCGGCCGTCACGGCGAAGGATCTCGCGCTTTCGATCATCCGCACGCTCGGAACCGACGGCGGCGTCGGGTACGTCTACGAGTACGCGGGCGAGGCGATCGAGCGCCTCGACGTCGAGGGTCGGATGAGCCTCTGTAACATGTCCATCGAGGGTGGTGCCCGCGCCGGCTACGTCAATCCCGACGAGACCACCTACGAGTGGCTCGCAGAAACGGACGCATTCGTTGACGACCCGGAGCGGTTCGAAGCGCTCCGCCCCTATTGGGAGTCGATCCGGTCGGATCCGGACGCAACCTACGACGACGTCGTGGAGATAGACGGCTCGGCGATCGAACCCACGGTCACCTGGGGAACCACCCCGGCACACGCCGTCGGCATCACCGAACCGATTCCCGATCCGGAATCGCTGGCGCCGTCGAAACGGGCGGTCGCCCAGCGGGCCCAGAAACACACGCGAGTGAGCCCCGGCGAGACGATGGACGGCTACGAGATCGACGTCGCGTTTCTCGGCTCGTGTACGAACGCCAGGCTGTCGGATCTCGCCGCGGCGGCGCGGGTCGTCGAGGGCCGCGAGGTCCACCGGGACGTTCGGGCGCTGGTCGTTCCCGGAAGCCAACGAGTCAAAGCGGCGGCCGAACGGGAAGGGATAGCCGAGACGTTCGAGACGGCCGGCTTCGAGTGGCGCGAGCCGGGCTGTTCGATGTGTCTCGGGATGAACGACGACCGGCTGGTCGGCGACGAAGCCTGCGCGTCCTCCTCGAATCGGAACTTCGTCGGTCGCCAGGGGAGTCAGGAGGGCCGTACCGTGTTGATGAGTCCGCCGATGGTGGCGGCCGCGGCGGTGACGGGATCGGTGACCGACGTGCGCGAACTGGAGGTGCCCGCCCGATGA
- a CDS encoding 3-isopropylmalate dehydratase small subunit, with protein MTDERAATVERVSASAVPVRGNDVDTDQIIPARFLKAVTFDGLGQFAFFDQRFDSATPKGSRDGDGDSAAQSAAHHSSGQRPREEAVGATDNPLEHPFNEERFAGASLLVVNANFGCGSSREHAPQALKRWGIDAIVGESFAEIFAGNCLALGIPTATLDPDSISSLQAWIERNPAEPVTLDLLEGVLEYGDRTLEVSIDESHRRALTEGTWDTTSLMRSNRAAVDETARSLPYVQTESTDGDATGADR; from the coding sequence ATGACCGACGAGCGAGCGGCGACCGTCGAGCGCGTCAGCGCGAGCGCCGTTCCGGTCCGGGGCAACGACGTCGACACCGACCAGATTATTCCCGCGCGCTTTCTCAAGGCGGTCACGTTCGACGGCCTCGGCCAGTTCGCGTTCTTCGACCAGCGGTTCGACAGCGCGACTCCGAAGGGGTCGCGAGACGGAGACGGCGATAGCGCGGCCCAAAGCGCCGCGCACCACTCGAGCGGGCAGCGCCCGCGAGAAGAAGCCGTCGGAGCAACCGACAATCCGCTGGAGCACCCGTTCAACGAGGAGCGATTCGCGGGGGCGTCACTGCTCGTGGTGAACGCGAACTTCGGCTGTGGCTCCTCGCGCGAGCACGCGCCGCAGGCGCTCAAACGCTGGGGGATCGACGCCATCGTCGGCGAGAGTTTCGCCGAGATCTTCGCGGGGAACTGTCTCGCCCTCGGGATCCCGACCGCGACGCTCGATCCTGACTCGATATCGAGCCTGCAGGCGTGGATCGAACGCAATCCGGCCGAACCGGTGACGCTCGACCTTCTCGAGGGGGTACTCGAATACGGCGACCGAACGCTCGAGGTCTCGATCGACGAGTCCCACCGTCGAGCGCTGACCGAGGGGACGTGGGATACGACGTCGCTGATGCGATCGAATCGAGCGGCCGTCGACGAGACGGCGCGGTCGCTCCCGTACGTGCAGACCGAATCGACCGACGGCGACGCCACCGGAGCGGACCGATGA
- the ilvD gene encoding dihydroxy-acid dehydratase: MTRDDTERSTETLPSREIAEGPDRAPHRAMFYAMGYDESDLDSPMVGIANPAADITPCNVHLDDLADAAREGVERADGMAIEFGTITISDAISMGTEGMKASLVSREVIADSVELVAFGERLDGLVTLAGCDKNLPGMMMAAIRTDLPTVFCYGGTILPGELHGEDVTIQDVFEGVGAHAEGDMSREELAELEHAACPGPGSCAGMYTANTMASMSEALGLAPLGSATAPAVTDERVEIAAEAGELALEVIEADRRPSDVLSRESFENAITLDVAIGGSTNSVLHLLALAAEAGIDLAIEDFDEISRRTPHIVDVRPGGTHVMADLHQQGGIPVVLRRLLEAGLLHGDAMTVTGRTIADEIESLSLPTDDEVDPAVVRPLADPIHEEGALVVLTGNLAPDGAVLKVTGDDELHHRGPARVFEREEEAMAWVQSGGIESGDVVVIRNEGPRGGPGMREMLGVTAAVVGQGHEDDVALLTDGRFSGATRGPMIGHVAPEAFAGGPIAAVEDGDTVTVDIPNRELSVALSDDELASRLAERDEPDPAYTSGVLAKYGAAFDSAANGAVTNPAVKRE; the protein is encoded by the coding sequence ATGACACGAGACGACACCGAACGATCGACGGAGACGCTACCGAGCAGAGAGATCGCCGAGGGCCCAGACCGCGCACCCCATCGGGCGATGTTCTACGCCATGGGCTACGACGAGTCGGACCTCGACTCGCCGATGGTCGGGATCGCCAACCCGGCCGCCGACATCACGCCCTGTAACGTTCACTTAGACGACCTCGCGGACGCGGCGAGAGAGGGCGTCGAGCGAGCGGACGGGATGGCGATCGAATTCGGGACGATCACCATCTCCGATGCCATCTCGATGGGAACCGAGGGGATGAAGGCGTCGCTCGTCTCCCGAGAGGTGATCGCCGACTCCGTCGAACTGGTCGCCTTCGGCGAGCGCTTAGACGGGCTCGTGACGCTGGCGGGCTGCGATAAGAACCTGCCCGGCATGATGATGGCGGCGATCCGAACCGACCTGCCGACCGTCTTTTGCTACGGCGGCACTATCCTACCGGGCGAGCTCCACGGCGAGGACGTCACCATCCAGGACGTCTTCGAGGGCGTCGGCGCCCACGCCGAGGGCGACATGAGTCGCGAGGAGCTAGCGGAACTCGAACACGCGGCCTGTCCCGGCCCCGGTTCCTGCGCCGGCATGTACACCGCGAACACGATGGCCTCGATGAGCGAGGCGCTCGGACTCGCCCCGCTCGGCTCGGCGACCGCACCCGCCGTCACCGACGAGCGCGTCGAGATCGCGGCCGAAGCCGGTGAACTCGCACTCGAAGTGATCGAAGCAGATCGCCGCCCATCCGACGTCCTCAGCCGGGAGTCGTTCGAAAACGCAATCACGCTCGACGTGGCGATCGGCGGGTCGACGAACTCCGTCCTCCACCTGCTCGCGCTGGCGGCCGAAGCCGGCATCGATCTCGCCATCGAGGATTTCGACGAGATCTCCCGCCGGACGCCACACATCGTCGACGTTCGCCCCGGCGGAACGCACGTGATGGCAGACCTCCACCAGCAGGGCGGGATTCCGGTCGTGCTCCGACGGCTCCTCGAGGCGGGGCTGCTTCACGGCGACGCGATGACGGTGACGGGCCGGACGATCGCCGACGAAATCGAATCGCTCTCGCTGCCGACCGACGACGAAGTCGACCCGGCGGTCGTCCGCCCGCTCGCAGATCCGATCCACGAGGAGGGCGCACTCGTCGTCCTCACCGGGAACCTCGCCCCCGACGGCGCCGTGTTGAAGGTGACCGGCGACGACGAACTCCACCATCGGGGTCCGGCCCGCGTCTTCGAACGCGAGGAGGAGGCGATGGCGTGGGTTCAGTCGGGCGGTATCGAATCCGGTGACGTCGTCGTGATCCGGAACGAGGGGCCCCGGGGCGGACCCGGTATGCGCGAGATGCTCGGCGTCACGGCCGCGGTCGTCGGACAGGGTCACGAGGACGACGTCGCGCTGCTGACCGACGGGCGATTCTCCGGGGCGACGCGCGGGCCGATGATCGGCCACGTCGCCCCCGAGGCGTTTGCGGGGGGACCCATCGCCGCGGTCGAAGACGGCGATACGGTGACCGTCGACATTCCGAACCGCGAGCTCTCGGTGGCGCTATCTGACGATGAACTCGCCTCCCGGCTGGCCGAGAGAGACGAGCCCGACCCTGCTTACACCTCGGGCGTCCTCGCGAAGTACGGCGCGGCGTTCGACTCGGCGGCCAACGGCGCGGTGACGAACCCCGCGGTGAAACGCGAGTGA